A window from Dehalobacter sp. DCA encodes these proteins:
- a CDS encoding IS1182 family transposase codes for MSKKGQKVHTKKVFKPYVQEQQTLPLSIDSLIPQNHVVRVVNRAIDRMNLEPLFAKYPGGGRSSFHPVMMTKLLVYAYTDRVFSCRRIAKAARENIMYMWLCGGNQPDFMSVNRFRSERMKEVILEVFAEVIELLVKEKYIKLENYFLDGTKIEANANKYSWVWGKSTKRYKEALREKCRELFKEIDQINEEENAEYGDSDLEELGNGKPIDSEAIEEAVRKIDERLAKKSEEETVDAETKKLKKTRNTLTKDYLPRMQKYEQQELILEERNSYSKTDHDATFMRMKEDHMKNGQLKPGYNVQIGTENQFVVGYSVHQRPGDTSCMKDHLEELKTLLHGELPKNIIADAGYGSEENYDYLQEKKLVSYVKYNTFHKEASKKWKEDITKPQNFTYDHENDEYICGYGRTLIFLYERHQKSDNGYRSLIRIYECLNCSGCPHRNQCVKSSDPYANRRIYVNRKLNAYKEQARRNLCSEEGLRMRSLRPVEVESVFGDIKGNHGMRRFLLKGLEKVKIEWGLHCIAHNMRKMALITG; via the coding sequence ATGTCTAAGAAAGGGCAGAAAGTACATACCAAGAAAGTATTTAAACCTTATGTGCAGGAACAACAAACACTGCCGTTAAGCATCGACAGCCTGATTCCTCAAAACCATGTCGTCCGAGTTGTGAATCGTGCTATCGATCGCATGAATCTCGAACCCTTGTTTGCCAAATATCCTGGAGGCGGCCGTTCCAGCTTTCACCCTGTCATGATGACCAAGTTATTGGTTTATGCGTATACGGACAGGGTTTTTTCATGCCGCCGGATAGCAAAAGCGGCCCGTGAAAATATTATGTATATGTGGCTGTGCGGCGGCAATCAGCCGGATTTCATGTCAGTTAACCGCTTCCGGAGTGAACGGATGAAAGAGGTTATTCTAGAAGTATTTGCTGAAGTTATTGAACTCTTAGTCAAAGAAAAATACATCAAGCTGGAAAATTATTTTTTAGACGGGACAAAAATTGAGGCCAATGCCAATAAATACAGTTGGGTATGGGGCAAATCCACGAAGCGCTATAAAGAAGCGTTAAGGGAGAAATGCCGGGAATTATTTAAAGAAATCGATCAGATCAATGAAGAAGAAAATGCGGAATACGGCGACAGTGATTTAGAAGAGCTAGGCAATGGCAAGCCCATTGACTCAGAGGCTATTGAAGAAGCCGTAAGGAAAATTGACGAGAGACTGGCTAAGAAATCGGAAGAAGAGACAGTAGATGCTGAAACCAAAAAGTTAAAGAAAACAAGAAACACCCTTACGAAAGATTATCTGCCAAGAATGCAGAAATATGAACAGCAAGAACTGATCCTGGAAGAAAGAAACAGTTACTCCAAGACAGATCACGATGCCACCTTTATGCGAATGAAAGAAGACCATATGAAAAACGGTCAGTTAAAGCCAGGTTACAATGTCCAGATCGGGACGGAGAACCAGTTTGTGGTCGGTTACAGTGTTCATCAGAGACCGGGCGATACCAGCTGTATGAAGGATCACCTGGAAGAATTAAAAACGCTCCTGCATGGGGAATTACCAAAGAATATTATTGCCGATGCCGGCTATGGCAGCGAAGAAAATTACGACTATCTGCAGGAGAAAAAGCTTGTGTCTTATGTCAAATATAATACCTTCCACAAAGAAGCCAGTAAGAAATGGAAAGAAGACATAACGAAACCACAGAACTTCACCTATGACCATGAAAATGATGAATATATCTGCGGTTATGGGAGAACACTCATTTTCTTATACGAGCGGCACCAAAAAAGTGACAATGGCTATAGGAGTTTGATCCGAATCTATGAATGCCTGAATTGTTCCGGGTGTCCTCATCGGAACCAGTGCGTGAAGTCATCCGATCCATACGCTAACAGAAGAATATATGTCAATCGCAAACTGAATGCCTATAAAGAACAGGCCCGCAGGAATTTGTGTTCAGAAGAAGGTTTGCGCATGAGGAGCTTGAGGCCGGTCGAGGTTGAAAGCGTCTTTGGAGACATTAAAGGGAATCACGGTATGCGAAGATTCCTGTTAAAAGGGCTAGAAAAGGTTAAAATTGAGTGGGGATTACATTGCATCGCTCATAATATGAGAAAAATGGCGTTGATCACTGGATAG
- a CDS encoding DUF1430 domain-containing protein — MKKIKVIVIYLLITIGFIFNGELFILYLDGFQESYYQSGFDFVNREAAIGEKEVIQDFLDAGKEYDVDFFFVDSTIISAYAKEITVFGTPNALKTLQIKGILEGKHNSLFMGETQVRYADFSKIKTMEKFKDCYYIGDQSQLIAMRLFKASLVGKYGGGLPKLFSSDKETWLNLLAVWSIVFGLILLLTIYEIISLKKEITVRITLGEDVRTVFGKNALADIGILVSAFLSLPFILSLLSNSNVLFKIKALALSFLVLIIVNTLINAAILRVNFKKDIAVRRSGGGLLTANYILKTITTILTLIVLSSNFSILAQGYLMYKQHDFFSEHKDYSYYQLNYRVNNHLGKTISDESMMNQEFYKRFQKYSLQYNDLTANFSSPYPVILINRNAFEEISRVSNALTATVKSADDDYYILIPSGISEDSQECLIAKEMITAFFGEKILSSVKTKVYDGDMSFVGIHNQPNKYVSRPMANPIIIFNNTLQKIDEYQAGNDMYYAYDTMYNIPEQDFNQFIAEYQLSDQIRVKSNALDIYEHNWAIILRNVKLVVILSIFLLALEIALISFIIKLEYQFNAMELALKKVLGYSLFARNKRLILITLVVFLVSIILAFLFRELLGIAEGADLIWGGLILLAVELIFIAKKASTVEKANVPAILKGRVL, encoded by the coding sequence ATGAAGAAAATAAAAGTGATCGTCATATACTTGTTAATCACTATAGGCTTTATTTTTAATGGGGAATTGTTCATTCTTTATCTGGACGGCTTTCAAGAATCCTATTACCAGTCGGGATTTGATTTTGTGAATCGAGAAGCTGCTATCGGGGAAAAAGAAGTCATCCAGGATTTTCTCGATGCAGGAAAGGAGTATGATGTCGATTTCTTCTTTGTGGACAGTACGATTATCTCGGCCTACGCAAAAGAGATCACGGTATTCGGCACGCCCAACGCTTTGAAAACATTACAAATCAAAGGTATTCTTGAAGGAAAGCATAACAGCCTTTTTATGGGAGAAACACAAGTTAGATATGCGGATTTCAGTAAGATTAAGACGATGGAAAAGTTCAAAGATTGTTATTACATCGGCGATCAATCCCAACTGATAGCCATGCGCTTATTTAAAGCGAGCCTGGTAGGTAAATACGGAGGCGGACTCCCTAAATTGTTCAGTTCCGATAAAGAGACTTGGCTGAATCTATTGGCGGTTTGGTCTATCGTTTTTGGCTTGATCTTGCTGCTGACGATTTATGAAATCATCAGCCTGAAGAAGGAGATCACGGTGCGGATAACCCTTGGGGAGGATGTCCGAACTGTTTTTGGCAAAAATGCTTTGGCTGATATCGGTATCCTGGTCAGTGCCTTCCTTAGCTTGCCGTTCATATTAAGCCTATTATCCAATTCCAATGTACTTTTTAAAATTAAAGCCCTTGCCCTGTCCTTTCTGGTGTTAATAATTGTGAATACCCTGATCAATGCGGCAATTTTGCGCGTTAACTTTAAAAAAGATATCGCCGTCAGACGCTCCGGCGGCGGACTGCTTACAGCCAACTATATCCTGAAAACCATAACCACCATACTCACCCTCATTGTCTTGTCCAGCAATTTCTCCATCCTAGCTCAAGGGTATCTGATGTATAAGCAGCATGATTTTTTCTCCGAACATAAGGATTATAGTTACTATCAATTGAATTACAGGGTGAATAATCACTTAGGTAAAACAATATCAGATGAAAGCATGATGAATCAAGAATTCTATAAACGGTTTCAAAAATATTCCTTGCAATACAACGATTTGACAGCTAATTTCAGCAGCCCGTACCCTGTTATCTTAATCAATAGAAACGCCTTTGAAGAAATATCAAGAGTAAGCAATGCCTTGACAGCGACGGTCAAAAGCGCCGACGACGATTATTATATCCTGATCCCGTCCGGCATATCGGAGGATTCTCAGGAATGTCTTATTGCGAAAGAAATGATCACTGCTTTTTTTGGAGAAAAAATTCTTTCAAGCGTTAAAACCAAAGTATATGACGGCGACATGAGTTTTGTGGGCATTCATAATCAGCCGAACAAGTACGTAAGCCGACCAATGGCGAACCCGATCATAATTTTCAATAATACGCTTCAAAAAATTGATGAATATCAGGCAGGTAACGATATGTACTATGCCTATGATACGATGTACAATATCCCCGAACAGGACTTCAATCAGTTCATCGCGGAGTATCAGCTGTCTGATCAAATCAGGGTCAAATCCAATGCCCTGGATATCTATGAACACAATTGGGCGATTATCTTACGCAATGTGAAATTAGTCGTTATTTTATCGATCTTTTTGCTGGCTCTGGAAATCGCGCTGATCAGTTTTATTATCAAACTGGAGTATCAGTTCAACGCAATGGAACTGGCGCTGAAAAAAGTACTTGGATACTCACTCTTTGCCAGAAATAAGAGGTTGATACTTATCACGTTAGTCGTTTTTCTGGTGAGCATCATCCTGGCGTTTTTATTTAGAGAGCTTTTAGGGATTGCCGAAGGTGCCGATCTCATCTGGGGAGGGCTCATTTTGCTGGCGGTTGAGTTAATATTTATTGCTAAGAAGGCAAGTACAGTGGAAAAAGCCAATGTACCTGCCATTCTAAAAGGAAGGGTATTATGA
- a CDS encoding ATP-binding cassette domain-containing protein, with translation MIEGINITKKFEDLTLFQDYNFLIKDQEFVCFSGASGTGKTTLLNIIGLIEPIDAGSLRINGMEYTTNKQKLAYFRSVVGFLFQNFALIESKTVEQNLELIRRDSRTNYKIEEVLERVGLESKLNSKVYTLSGGEQQRVALARLFLKKCDIILADEPTGSLDGKNAQIIMDILLSLNAEGKTVIIVTHDQKIKDKARRVIEL, from the coding sequence ATGATTGAAGGAATTAATATCACCAAAAAGTTTGAGGATCTGACTCTATTTCAAGACTATAATTTTCTCATCAAGGATCAGGAATTCGTCTGCTTTTCCGGTGCCAGCGGAACGGGAAAGACCACATTATTAAACATTATTGGCTTAATAGAGCCCATTGACGCCGGAAGTTTGAGAATTAACGGAATGGAGTACACGACGAATAAGCAAAAATTGGCATATTTCCGCTCTGTCGTCGGTTTTCTCTTTCAAAATTTTGCGCTGATCGAGAGTAAAACAGTTGAACAGAACCTTGAGTTGATCAGGCGGGACAGCCGCACGAATTATAAGATTGAAGAAGTGCTGGAAAGAGTCGGGCTAGAAAGTAAACTGAATAGTAAGGTTTATACACTGTCCGGCGGAGAGCAGCAGCGCGTGGCGTTGGCCCGTTTATTTCTTAAAAAATGCGACATCATTTTAGCTGACGAACCAACAGGATCACTGGACGGCAAAAACGCTCAAATTATTATGGATATTCTGCTTTCGCTGAACGCTGAAGGGAAAACCGTCATTATCGTGACACATGATCAAAAAATTAAAGATAAAGCGCGAAGGGTTATCGAACTATAA
- a CDS encoding sigma-70 family RNA polymerase sigma factor produces MSDLYLLAQSARDGNKDAKEKIIWRFIPLIKKYSRKLNYDGAESDLIIALLEIINNFPFYKKSNNEKEFIAYITVSIKNEYIKLSKKYCKILNFEVELKEDIYKDPLMDIDPENMVLLNMLLEELPENQQKILKELFINGFSENDLAEKLRVTHQAVNKTKRKAINNLKRLIG; encoded by the coding sequence ATGAGTGATCTGTATTTATTGGCACAGAGTGCCAGGGATGGCAACAAAGATGCGAAAGAAAAAATTATATGGAGATTCATACCTTTGATCAAAAAATATTCGAGAAAATTAAATTATGACGGAGCGGAATCTGATTTGATTATCGCTCTCTTGGAAATTATCAATAATTTCCCGTTTTATAAAAAAAGCAACAATGAAAAGGAATTTATTGCTTATATAACCGTGTCGATTAAAAATGAGTATATCAAGTTATCAAAAAAATACTGTAAAATTCTCAACTTTGAAGTTGAACTTAAAGAAGATATTTATAAGGATCCATTGATGGACATTGACCCTGAAAATATGGTTTTATTAAACATGTTACTTGAAGAATTGCCGGAAAATCAACAAAAAATTTTAAAAGAGTTATTTATTAATGGTTTTTCTGAAAATGATTTGGCCGAAAAACTCAGAGTAACACATCAGGCGGTAAATAAAACCAAAAGAAAGGCGATTAATAATTTAAAAAGGTTAATTGGATAA